A window of the Emys orbicularis isolate rEmyOrb1 chromosome 1, rEmyOrb1.hap1, whole genome shotgun sequence genome harbors these coding sequences:
- the GTPBP8 gene encoding GTP-binding protein 8, giving the protein MLQLQRMRRLAGANCLLRRHSATWRSSTKNASFSEVLQLEDKKLTGVVFPLQGLEKYLAPNVNTASFRTFNPGLDDIHRAEALFKPSGRHVIDYFSSAVRMDHAPQLSQPEVCFVGRSNVGKSSLIKALFSLAPDVEVRVSKTPGHTKKMNFFKVGKYFTLVDMPGYGYRAPQDFADMVEAYLQGRQNLKRTFLLVDSLVGFQKADHIAIEMLEEFGIPYVFVLTKMDKAPKGLLVKNVLEIQDFAEKHTQGCFPQLFPVSCIEYSGIHLLRCFIAHVTGNLPMMNS; this is encoded by the exons ATGCTCCAGCTACAGAGGATGAGGAGGCTTGCGGGGGCAAACTGCCTGCTCCGGAGACACAGCGCTACGTGGAGGAGCTCTACCAAAAATgcatcattttcagaagtgctgcaaCTGGAGGATAAAAAGCTCACTGGTGTAGTTTTCCCTCTCCAGGGTCTAGAGAAGTATCTAGCCCCGAACGTGAACACTGCAAGCTTCCGGACTTTCAACCCTGGCCTGGATGACATCCACAGGGCAGAGGCGCTTTTCAAACCCTCGGGCAGACATGTGATTGATTATTTCAGTTCTGCCGTCCGCATGGACCATGCACCACAGCTGTCACAGCCTGAG GTGTGCTTTGTGGGCAGAAGCAATGTTGGGAAATCCTCCTTAATAAAGGCCTTGTTTTCATTGGCTCCCGATGTTGAAGTCCGAGTGTCAAAAACTCCA GGCCACACAAAGAAAATGAATTTCTTCAAAGTGGGGAAATACTTTACGTTGGTGGACATGCCAGGCTATGGCTACCGAGCCCCGCAAGACTTTGCTGACATGGTGGAGGCCTATTTACAAGGGCGTCAGAA CTTGAAGAGGACGTTCTTATTAGTGGACAGCTTGGTAGGATTTCAGAAAGCAGACCACATTGCCATAGAAATGTTGGAGGAGTTTGGGATCCCTTACGTT TTTGTGTTAACCAAAATGGACAAAGCTCCCAAGGGACTGTTGGTTAAAAATGTACTGGAGATCCAAGACTTCGCAGAGAAACACACTCAGGGGTGCTTTCCTCAACTCTTCCCAGTCAG TTGCATAGAGTATTCTGGCATCCACCTGCTGAGGTGTTTTATAGCCCATGTTACAGGAAACCTTCCCATGATGAATTCTTGA